In a single window of the Gossypium hirsutum isolate 1008001.06 chromosome A13, Gossypium_hirsutum_v2.1, whole genome shotgun sequence genome:
- the LOC107894579 gene encoding uncharacterized protein: MDDLDCTPEQRLKGVVSLLKDEAYQWWLIVKQGTQPDRLTWEFFKNAFQGKYMGASYVDSQRREFLNLTQGDKTVAEYEAEFLQLSRYVQEGARFAVLVEKANIAENVKRVERQNCEIDKGRNKRVWEPSGSAIGPKKKARIDGPSRVGASVATFRSQPCIVCGKRHQGECWRGYQQPLRGRGQARGGNGICHGRGAPSRGAGPTEVPYIALLDVGSMHSYIACTVSETLGVMCENTMSKITVLSPLGQSVRVNKLFKDIPLEVQGRIFLADLMELYFGEFNIILGMAWLVKHQGASELSFKCDSALRVEKLVHKGCEAYLAYVCATGFEGSSVKNIRIIKDFSDVFPDELLGLPPNREVRFRIELLPGTALVSIASYRMAPNELVELKAQI, encoded by the exons atggatgacctcgactgcaccccAGAGCAGAGACTAAAAGGTGTAGTGTCATTGTTGAAAGATGAAGCCTATCAATGGTGGCTTATTGTGAAACAGGGTACTCAGCCCGATCGattaacttgggagtttttcaagaatGCCTTTCAAGGGAAGTATATGGGTGCTAGCTATGTGGATTCCCAGAGAAgggagtttctgaatttgacccAGGGGGATAAGACCGTAGctgagtatgaggcagaatttttgcaattaagtcgcTATGTGCAAG agggagcgagatttgCAGTGTTGGTGGAAAAAGCAAATATTGCTGAGAATGTGAAGCGCGTTGAGCGCCAGAATTGTGAGATAGATAAGGGGAGAAACAAAAGGGTTTGGGAGCCCTCAGGTTCAGCTATagggcctaagaaaaaggccaggaTTGATGGGCCATCTAGAGTTGGGGCCTCTGTTGCTACTTTTAGATCACAGCCTTGTATAGTTTGTGGGAAACGCCATCAGGGTGAGTGCTGG AGAGGTTATCAGCAGCCGCTGAGGGGtcgtggtcaggccagaggtggaaatggtatttGCCATGGTCGTGGAGCGCCAAGCAGGGGTGCTGGTCCTACTGAG GTACCTTACATTGCATTGCTTGATGTTGGTTCTATGCACtcttatatagcatgcactgtgtctgagactttgggtgtGATGTGTGAAAACACTATGAGTAAGATTACTGTATTGAGTCCATTAGGGCAATCAGTGAGAGTGAACAAATTGTTTAAGGAtatacctttggaggttcaaggaagGATCTTTTTAGCCGACTTGATGGAACTTTATTTTGGGGAATTCAACATAATATTAGGCATGGCTTGGCTGGTTAAGCATCAG GGAGCATCAGAATTATCTTTCAAATGTGATTCTGCACTTAGAGTTGAGAAGTTGGTtcataagggttgtgaggcgtatttAGCTTATGTTTGTGCTACGGGTTTTGAGGGCTCGTCTGTTAAGAATATCAGAATAATTAAGGATTTTTCGGATGTATTTCCCGATGAGCTACTGGGGTTACCTCCTAACCGTGAAGTTAGGTTTAGGATAGAGCTCTTACctggtacagctctggtgtctatcgcctcttatagaatggcaccgaatgaGCTGGTAGAGCTCAAGGCTCAGATTTAA